The Paenibacillus swuensis genome contains the following window.
CATAGCCCACATAGGAACCCATTTCACGAAAGAGAACTTTCAGGCTAATTTGATCCGCGGAAGTGTTGATTCTATAACGGTTTTCTCTAAATGCCATCACGGTTGGGCTTATCATCCATCCGTTGCCAATCAGCAGCATCCCGAGCTAAAGTTCGATCTGCTCGGTGCCATGATTGAAGCTGCCCATGAAATTAATGTCAAGACCCCTGTGTACCTGTCGGCGGGATTAGATGAAAAGCTGGCGCGAGTACATCCGGAATGGTTAATTCGGAACGCGGATGACCGTACCGGTTGGGTTGACGGATTCATGAAACCGGGTTACCACGAATTCTGCATGAATACCCCTTACTTGCCGATATTGCTTGAGCAGATTAGGGAAGTCGTTACCCGCTATGATGCCGACGGTATATTTCTTGACATTGTCGGTGTCCGTAAATGTTACTGTCAATTCTGTGTTCGGACCTTGCGGGAGCGGGGACAGGATCCGAGGGACGAGGCGGCCGTCTTAACTCTGGCGGAAGAGGTCTATGCGAATTACGGGAATCAAGTAAAAGAACTAGTGCATTCCATTAAGCCGGGTCTAGGTACGCACAGACCTTACCGTTCCTGGTGTGGCTGACAAGCAATGGCATCTGATTACGGTTACGCATAACCGGGACGGAGAGGCTAAAATTTACAAAGACGGACAAGCAGCCGCTTCGGCCAATATTGCCCCTAAACAAGGAAGCATCGATACGACTTACAGCACCAAGGTGGCCCAGGACGGGACAGGCACGTACAACTATGCTTTGAATGCCAAAATCGACCATCTTCAAATGTTCAAAAGAGAGCTGACCGCAAACGAGGTTCTGTCTCTCTATAAGTCGGCGCCGTCATCTCCCAAGAAAGTGTTGGTTATCGGGATCGACGGGCTAAGACCGGACGCTCTGCAAGCAGCCAACACCCCTAACATCGACGCCCTAGTCAGCAACGGAAGCTACAGCTGGAATGCTCAAGCCAATTCCAACTATACGTGGAGCGCAACCGGCTGGTCGACGGTACATACAGGTGTGTGGTACGGCAAACATGGCGTAAAAGATAACTCTTGGGCCAATTCGAACTTCAGCCAATATCCGCCTCTGATGAATCGGGTTGAGGATTATAACAGCACTTTGTACACCGCTTCCATCGTGCATTGGGCACCGATTAATGCGACCCTGCTCAGCGGTATCGATAAGGAAGTGAATGTCTCTACGGACACGGCAGTTACAACGGAAACGCAAAAGCTTATGCAGACAGCCAATCCCGACTTGACGTTTGTACATTACGACGATGTCGACCATGCGGGTCACGATTACGGTTTCAGCCCCGCGGTTCCTCAGTATATCAGCGCGATTGAAGCGATCGACGCCAAAGTCGGCACCCTGGTCAATGCGGTTACCAGCCGTGAACAATACGCGCAGGAAGATTGGCTTATCATTCTAACTACCGACCACGGAGGTAAAGGCACTTCGCACGGCGGAAGCAGTGTGGAAGAGAGAACCATCTTCCTGATTGTGAGCGGCACAAGCGCGGCTAAAGGCGCTC
Protein-coding sequences here:
- a CDS encoding alkaline phosphatase family protein, coding for MADKQWHLITVTHNRDGEAKIYKDGQAAASANIAPKQGSIDTTYSTKVAQDGTGTYNYALNAKIDHLQMFKRELTANEVLSLYKSAPSSPKKVLVIGIDGLRPDALQAANTPNIDALVSNGSYSWNAQANSNYTWSATGWSTVHTGVWYGKHGVKDNSWANSNFSQYPPLMNRVEDYNSTLYTASIVHWAPINATLLSGIDKEVNVSTDTAVTTETQKLMQTANPDLTFVHYDDVDHAGHDYGFSPAVPQYISAIEAIDAKVGTLVNAVTSREQYAQEDWLIILTTDHGGKGTSHGGSSVEERTIFLIVSGTSAAKGALAAAPNQTDTLITALKHLNVPIRTEWNLDGKAVGLLP